TCGACAATGATAAAAAATTGGCAACGGCCAAATCGAGGGTCAACTTGGGCATCCATGGACGACCCGCTGGAACTCACGGCTATTTTCATTGTGCACTCCTTTCATTTATTAACGTTGACGACATACCCGCTCAAGATGGCTTGAGCTCTCACTGGTTATCCTTTTGTTGTTCTTGCTGTAGCTGTTCCGATAGCTGCTTGATACGGGCATCCAACTGCTCCAGGCTCTGCCGTAACCCGACAGCCTGCTGCTGAAGAAACTGAAGTTCGGCTCCCGGGTCATAACCACCTCCCCGGGGGAAACACCGGGGCACCCCCTGAAAACCAAAGCCCCTGCCACCAAAACGGCGAAATCCATAAGCATTGGAACCGGGCGTACCTGCCGTGCAATAACCGCGACCGCCACCGGTCATCGGTCCATACCCTTGCGGACCTGTACCATCAAATCCTGGCATCTTCATCACCTCCCTCACCTCTCAGTAGCGTATTCTTATCCACCACCAACCAATGGCCTACAAATTAGGGATATCTAACTATGGGGACAAAAATTTTTAGAACCGTTGTATCCGATACTGCTGCAGCTGCCCAGCCTGATATTTGTGGATCGCCTCAACCAAGGGAAGATCAGCAGGGGCCAGAAAAATAGGGATGTCCGCAGCCACGAGAATTTCCATCGCCTTTGGCCCCACCTGACCGGTAACCACCATATCTACACCCTGCTCCAAAAGAAACTGGGCCGCCCCGGTGCCGGCGCCAACGGAGGCACCGGCAGCCGGGTTTGCCACCCAAGTAGATTCACTGTTCTGCTCATCAAGCAGGGCAAAAAAAGGGCACCGGCCAAACCGCGCATCGATGGTACCGTCATTTCCTTCCCGCTGGACACTGAACGCAATCAGCATGCCGACCGCCAATCAGTGGTCATGATCATGACCGCAGCTGGCGGCGCCGGAAATTTTACCATCCAGATATGCCTGCAGGACATTACCGACCCTGCCGCCGACCCCGGTAACCACATCAATGCCAAACCCCTGAAACATATCGATGGCTTTCGGGCCCATCCCGCCGGCAATAATGACATCCGCAGCCAGGGACTTAATAAAAGCCGGCACCTGGCCGGGGACATGCTGGCCGAAATAGGGGTTTTCAACAATCTCGGTAGTATCAAGGTTATTATTGTCATTCACATAGGCAACCACATACGCGGGACAACGGCCAAAATGCATACTCATTTCACCATCGAGACCATTCATGTCGTTAGCAGCCAAAGCTATTTTTTTCATCACGTATCCTTTGTCATCAATACCATAATAATCTGGAAGAATTGAGCTCTTTAATACTTGTCCTCAATGAAACAGAGGTTCTGATCTCCCACAGCCCAGGGACTTTCATATTTGTTCAGAAAAACAAATTCGCACAGCGGCTTTCGTGACGGTGCCGATGAGGGCACTTTTTCCGGGTAACCGACAGGCATTAAAGCCACCAGAGAAACACCTTCAGGTACGGCAAGGACTTTTTCCGCTGCATCGGCATCAAATAGGCCGAGGATAACACTACCCAAGCCAAGGGCATGGGCTGCCAGCGACATACTCTGGGTCGCAATTCCAAGGTCATACATGAACCAGGTATCCCCCTTGTTGGTCGCTGCCTGCCCTTTATAAAAACCGGAAAGCTCATGTTTGCCGAGAATCGCCAGCACCACCGGCGCCTGCACCACTGCCTTGCGGGCTGGGTTCCCCTCGGGCATGGCAGCCACCAGCTTTTCCTTCACGGCCAAATCACGGACAGCAATAAATTCCCAGCACTGGGTATTAGCCCAGGAAGGTGAATACCGGGCGGCCTCAACAACTTTCTGCAAGGTTTCGTTGCTTACTGCCTGGTCGGTAAATTTCCGCACACTCCGCCTGGTCATAATGCAATCTAATGAATCCATCAGCCCCTACCCTCCTTTTAACCTGAATACTGTTACTGTTTGAAGGCTTTGGAACAACTCCTGCTAATCAGTTGCACTGCAACCATTGTCACTGCTGCGTTATGACGGTATGTTTGCGAACTCGGAGCAGAAGCTATTACGCCACCATTATCCTTTGGAACTATTACCGGTTTTACCGCTTCACTGCTTGTCAATAAACGCCAAACATTTATCCGCTATCTGCTGAAAACTTTTAGCCGCCGGAGAATCGGGCTCAGCAACAATAAACGGCTTGCCGGCATCCCCATTAACAACTATCTGGGGATCAATGGGAACGCCGCCCAAAAAAGGCACCTTCAACTCACTGGCAGCCAACTCGCCGCCACCCCTTTTAAACAGATCGATCTTACCGTCGCAATGGGGACAATGGAAGCCGCTCATGTTTTCCACAATACCGATTACCGGCACCTTGAGATGACCGCTGAAAGTCACCGATTTCCGTGAATCAAGCAAAGCCACATCCTGAGGCGTGGTGACAATAACACTGCCATCAACCTTTTTGAGGATCTGGGCAACACTTAGCGGTTCATCACCGGTACCGGGAGGCAGGTCAACAATCAGATAATCAAGCTCGCCCCACTGGACATCCGCGACAAACTGCCTGATCACCGTATGCTTCAGCGGCCCGCGCCAGACTATCGGATTGTCGACACTCTCCAACAGAAAAGCCATGGAAACCACTGCCAATCCCGGCATTACTTCCTGGGGAATAATTCCCTGCTCGGTTGCCTGCAGGCGATGCTGTTCAAGACCTAACATTTTCGGTACGTTGGGTCCATGGATATCGGCATCCAGCAGGCCAACTTTTAATCCCCGCTGGGCAAGGGCAACAGCCAGGTTCACGGCAACGGTACTTTTACCAACCCCTCCCTTGCCGCTCATAACCACAATATTATGCTTTATCTGAAGAAGCCTCGCATCGAGCTGCTCTTCTTCACGCCGCTGCTTCTCCTCCGGAGAACAGGTCCCGGCACTGCCGCAACTGCTACACGATGCTCCATCTGCGCAATCAGCCATTTCGTATCCTCTCTTTCTCAACCTGCTGTTAATCAGGGTCACCATTACCATTAATGGCTCCTGAAAAGCAATAGTATTAACCTTAAAAACAACCCAGCTGGCAGGTGGTAATTTTCAGTTCCAGCTCATTGATAAGATCACCAACCTGCCGGCGACTCAAGCCGCACTCAGCAGCAATTGCTTCCGCCTGGGCACAGGTTATCCGTCCATCCACATTGCGTTCACGCAGCATTTTTTGTGCTTTTTCCAGCATCACGCGTTCTCCCTAGACTCACTTCCGGCAACCTCAACGGCCACCATGATACTCTTCATCATGACATAAGATGCAGGTCCGACAACAGCGATATTCACGACAAGTCCGGCGACGGATTTCCCAACAGGGGGCAAACTGCAGCAGTTTTTGCAGGCCGGCAATATTAACCCCCTCGTCATGGATCAGCCGCCGCAGACAGCGAAGCCAATTAAGGTCATTGGGCGAATAAAAACGTTTCCCACCACGACGGGAAGGACAAAGAAGACCGGCCTGCTCATACAAACGCAACGTCCGCGGGTGGACCTCCAACAAATCGGCGGCTACCCCGATGGAGTACAGGGGGTAATTATTGTCCTGCAGAGGCATGGTTCCTAAGGTCTCCTTGCCGGCTATAAACAGTATCTCCACTATAACATGTAAACAATCATTGTCAAGTCAATAGTTTTTCCCAGGCTCGCCCGGCGACACCTTTGCATTCCCTTGCCCGACGGCTTTCGCTACTTTTGGCGCTCATCACATTCCGGACTGTAGTAAATCTTGGTGAACTCGCAACACTTGGCAAAACCTTGCGGGAACCCGATGACCACCAAAACGGCTCCAGATTCGAGGGCGAGGGTGCAAAACCGGGGGATTGTGCGCAAGGAACACGCCGCCATGACGCAGCTTACAGCACAAAGCAGAAGAATGGGCTGTTACAAAACCATCAATTTTGACTTGCAAAAAAACCGTGCATATCTTACCGTGGCAGATCAAAGCACAAGGGAAAGGGATAGCATATGAAAATTGGCATCATTGATGGTCAGGGGGGTGGGATTGGCAGCACGATAATCCGCCGTCTGAAGGAATCCTTTGGCGAAAAAGTAGAAATCTGGGCCCTGGGCACCAATGCCATTGCCACAGCAGCAATGATGAAAGCCAGAGCCAATCGCGGTGCAACCGGAGAAAACGCCATCGTTCAAAGCGTGCCGAAGGTCGATATCATTGCCGGCACCATCTCCATTGTCATGGCGCACTCGATGATGGGAGAACTGACGCCGGCCATGGCCCTCGCCGTGGCCGCCAGCCCGGCCGCCAAACTACTCCTGCCCCTTTCCCAGGAACATATTGAAATCATTGGGGTCAACAAGGAACCCCTGCCCCACCTTATCGACATACTGATTAAGGAGATACACAACCATGTGTGAAGTAAACGCGTATCTGAAAAAAACCACCGGAGAAAACACCCTACTGATGGAGCACGTCTACCTGATGAAACCGGAAGACAACAAGATTCTGCTGGAGAATATCTTCGGCGAACAAAAACTTGTTGATGCTGATATCCGCAAAGTCACCTTACTGGAACAGACAATCATTCTGCAGCCAAACCAGTAAAGCAATCCTGCCGCCGCTTCGGTTTGCAGTTTCCGGTCGGGTCAGAAAGCAGCAGTATTGTGCTGCTCTTAGCCCTCATCACCGGACTGCTCGATGTGCTCCTTAACAATGGCGGCAATTTCATTAATATCATCGACGATCTGAAACAGCGAAAGATCCTCTTCCCCGATATATCCCAAAGGCTCCATTTCACGCCTGAGCCAATCAATAAGGCCACGCCAGTAATGGCTGCCATAGAGAATAATGGGGAAAGGCTTCATTTTATGGGTCTGGATCAGAGTCAATGATTCAAACATCTCATCCAGAGTACCAAACCCGCCAGGGAAAATAATAAACGCCTGGGCATATTTTACCAGCATCACCTTGCGGACGAAAAAATATTTGAACGAAACCAGCTTGGTAATGTACTCATTGGGCTTCTGCTCCATGGGCAGGGTTATATTCAGGCCGACAGATTTCCCACCGGCCTCCAAAGCGCCTCGATTGGCGGCCGCCATGATACCCGGCCCCCCACCGGTAATAACCGTAATGCCCGCTTTCGCCAGAATATTACCCAGCGACCATGCCTGTTGGTAGTCCTCGTGCTCTTCAGTCGTACGGGCTGAACCAAAAATAGACACCGCCAGGCCGCTGTCGGACATCTTCTCAAAACCTTCAACAAATTCAGAGATTATCTTGAAGATGCGCCAGCTCTCTTCCAGCTTGAAATCATCGATTAAATACTGGTCATGATTATGAATGTCTATCTTGTTCATGCACTCTCCCGCTTTAATTGCGAAAACTGGTCACCGGCGCCGGCAACTGTCCCTTGCGCCAGATAAAATAATCACTGCTTTCCCCATGCAGCGGCAAAACATAAGCGTTGCCCAACAGCCCGCCCCAGGAAACATAGTCACCGGCCTGCTTGCCAGGCACGGGAATCAGCCTGACGGCCGTCGTTTTATTATTCATCACGCCGATTGCCATCTCATCGGCAATGATGGCCGAAATGGTTGTCGTTTTCGTGTCGCCGGGAATGGCAATCATATCGAGACCCACGGAGCAAACGGTCGTCATTGCTTCCAGCTTGTCAATCGTCAGGGTACCGGCCCTAACCGCTTCTGCCAGCCCAACATCTTCACTGATCGGAATAAAGGCCCCGCTCAAACCGCCAATGTGGGACGAAGCCATCATCCCACCCTTTTTAACCGCATCAGTCAACAATGCCAGGGCTGCAGTCGACCCATGGGTTCCCACCCGCTCAAGCCCCATGGCTTCAAGAATACGGCCGACACTGTCTCCCACCGCGGTAGTCGGCGCCAGAGAAACATCGAGAGAACCAAAGCGTACCCCCAGATTGCGGGCCAGTTCCTGGCCAATCAACTCGCCGGCCCGGGTTATTTTAAAAGCAGTTTTTTTAATAACCTCCGCTAGCTCATCCAGGGATAGATCCCGCGGCGCACCGGCAACCGCGCGGCGCACCACGCCGGGGCCGGAAATGCCAACGTTGATGACATTGTCCGCCTCCTGCAGGCCATGAAAACCACCGGCCATGAAAGGATTATCGCTGACTGGATTGGCGAAAACAACAAATTTTGCCGCCCCGATGGCCTGCGCTGTAGTGATTCCCAAGTCACGGATAATGCCGCCAATCTTAGCCACTGCGCGCATATTGATGCCCGCCTTGCTCGAAGCAAGGCTGAAAAAGCCGCATACTTTTTTGGTCTCCCCCAATGCCGCCGGCAGGGAGTCCATCACCGTCTGTTCGGCATAGGTCATCCCCTTTTCACAGAACCCGCCGAAGCCGCCAAGAAAATCCACTCCCACCTCACCGGCACAGCGGTCCAGTAGATGGGCATACTGCACGCAACGCTCCCGGTCCTGATCAGCCGCCCCGGTGAGGGCTCCTGACAATACCACGGCCGCTGGGGTGATGGTAATCCGCTTATTGATAATGGGGATGCCATAATAGGACTGGATTTTTTCCGCCCGCTTGACAAACTGGCGGGCAGTAGCAAGAATTTTCTTTTCCGTCCGCTGGCAGAGGGTGGAGAAATCATCGGAAACACAGGGAAGCAGATTGATGCCGAGGGTGACCGCCCGAATATCAAAATGTTCCTTCTCGGTCATCCGGTAGGTTTCATATACTTCATCAAGGGAAATGGTCTGGGACATGCGTTAACCTTACAACCACGGAGCAATGAAAGACAGTCAATTAGACCCGGTGCATAACTTCAAAGATTTTATGATGCTGAATCTGGATGGAAAGACCGATCTTCTCCCCCAGTTTTTCCAGCTTTGGCCCCAGGATCCCCACATCGCTGCGGGCACCGGCCAAGTCAACCAGCATGGTCATAACAAACACCCCATGCATAATCTTCTGATTGATATCTTCGATATTGATATTTTCCTTCCAGAGAAAATCAGACACCTGGGCAACAATGCCTGTTTTATCTTCGCCAACCACCAACACAACCGCCAAGTTTTTTTCATTCCCATTCATGATCATTCCCACGGGACCCAGGTCCCTCTCTTGCTGGACAGGCGAACCGGCGGCGCGCTGCACCAGCCGATCAAACAGAGGCCGGCAGCGCCGCACGGCCAACGCCATAATGCCTGACATGTCGCGGCCCTAACCAGAACCTCAGATTGCTCCTGCCTGCTATTTAAGATGAGGCAGCATGGCTTTGAAATCGGGACCTTCCGCTTTGCCGAGAAAATGAAAAAGCACCGTCTGCACCGTACTCATCAGCCCCCCCGCCTTTTCAATCAGCTCGCACCCCGTCTGCCAGTCCAAGGTATAACGGGAACCAACCGCGTCCCTGAGGACAAAAACCGCATACCCCTGGTCCAGGAGGTCGATGGCCGTCTGCAAAACACAGATATGGGCTTCAATGCCGATAATCAGCAAGTGCTTCCGCTCCAACTCTGCCAACCGGGTACTTATGCTTCCCCAGCCGGAAAAAACCTTCTTGGCAAAAGGTTGATAATCGTTGCCCAGAAGCGCCCTGATCTCTTCATTGGTGGCACCCAGCCCCTGGGGATATTGCTCCATCACCACAATCGGAATACCAAGCTGCTGGGCCATATGAATAGCCAGACCGGTCTGTTTTTTCAACTGTTTGATAACCTTGCTGGAAAAGGTATTCAAGATAGCATCCTGAAAATCAACAATAACGAGTGCCGACTCATCCTTGATGGGACAATAGGACCGATTACTCATGGCATAACCCTCCCTGCTGATGATTCTGATTGTTACTGCATAATGCCCAAAACCGGCTTGCCTGCATCATGGCCTCCCGAAGCAGGCAACACAGATTCCCTCTCTACGATAACCAGTAGATGGTTAGCACAGCTTCATCTTTTTGACAATGGACAAGAAAAGGATCGCCTGCAACCCTGTTACTGCCGCCGCTGATGACGCTCTTCCGTCGTTTTCTTCAACGTGACAAACTGCTCCCGGCTCAAGATGGAGCGGACTTCCACCAGGTAGTCCATCCGGGCCCGGTCCAGGCGGTCTTTGGCCTGTTGCGCCTCGGACAGGCAGCGCCGGGCATCCGACTCAGAAAATGAATCGGACTCCATCACCTGTTCAAAACGAACGGCACTTTTATCCACCTCGGCACGCAACTCGATAAAAGCAACTCTATACTTGGCATACAACGCATCAAGCCGGTCTTTCTGCTCACCGGTCAACTGTAGTCGGGCCACCGTACGGTCATGGTGCCACCATTTACCCAGCATTCTATCTTTGCTGCCTCCATCACGAGCCCAACCGCCCGCCGCCGTTGCCATACAGAGAATCACCATCACCAGAGCAATAACCGTCCTTCTCCACCTCATGTCTGTTCTCCTCTCTCTGGCATGACCATTTCGATCAGGTCATCCAGTTGTTCCGCATCCTGTTCTTCCCACACACCGCCACCTAAAACACCGATCCAGGCAGGCTCGGATGCTGCGCTTAGCGGCACCAGCTCGTCAACCATGATCTGCAGGCCGGCAGAATCGGCAAACAAAAAATGCTCCGGCGGCAATACCGCAAGGCGGGGAAGGCGGAGAGGAACGCTAACCACCGTCGCCACCAGCAGCAGGAGAATAACGAATGTAGACCAAACCGGCTGGCGGAAAAACCGCCATCGGCATTCCTGCCGTTCGAGGGTTTCCCACACGCGACTCCTTATGCGTTGGAGGGCCACATCCGAGGGTTCTAACGCCTGCTGAACCCGCATCCGGTAGCTGTCAAAAACCTGTTTCTGCTGCCGGCACCGGGAACAGGACACCAGATGGTCTGACGGCGCCGGAACTTCTGCTGTCCCCTCCACCAGCACCCTGGCCAGATAGTCTTCACAAGAGGACAAGGCGGTCATGCTACTCATGATAGTTCCTCAGCCAGAAATGATTGCATTTTTTTTACTGCTCGATACAAGTGGGTTTTGATCGTATTCAGATTCTGCCCGGTGGCGGCCGCCATTTGGGGCAGGGAGTAATCATCCAGAAAACGAAGGATAAAATATTCCCGTTCAGTGGGCGAAAGCCCATCCAAATGCCCCACCAGACGCGCCCTTTCCTCCCTGCTGATCGCAATGGTGAGCGCCGAGGGCTGCAGGTTGTCGGGAACTTGTTCAATGGCCGAACCCCGATTGGAACCATCAGCATAGTCACGCTCCTGGAGCCAGTTGAACTTCCACCAAGGCTTCCGGTAGTAGTCAATAATCGCATTTTTGACGACCCGGTAGATCCAAGTTTTAACCTGGGATTCCCCGCGGAATCCCCCAAGACCACGATAGAGCTTCAACAAAACCTCCTGCATGATGTCCTCGACATCCGCGGCCGTGCGCGTCCTGGCGCTGATCATACGGTAGATATCATGCTGCCAGCGCGCCATAAACTGGTTAAAGCTATCATGGTTCATAACCGGATTTCCAACCGCCGCAAAGGACCCCTCCCCAGCCAAGGGTTTCCTCCTTATAGACGCACACAAGCCCAGGGAAGTTTACCGTAGGGCAACAAAAGAGTTCGGAATCTCAAAGGGGACACCAGAACATCAACCCTGCATCGGCCACGGTCAGCGTCGGACCCGGGTAATCCGGGTAATGCTCGCACGGTCAGGCAAAGATTAGCCTGCCGCCCCCTACGCAACAGAATAGTAAGCCGGCAACAGATCAGCTCCAGCGTGGAAGCAGCCGGACAACCGTTACCGCTGGCAACGGGGACAATAATAGGTTGACCGGCCGGCAAGAACCTCTTTGACAATCACCCGCTGGCGACAGACAGGACAGGATTCCCCGACCCGGCCATAGACAAAAAGCTGGCGGGCAAATCGGCCCTCGCTGCCATCAACACTGGCAAAATCACTGATCGTTGTCCCACCGGCGGCAATCGCTTCCCGGAGAACCTCTTTAATTGCCTGCACGAGCATGGCACACTGTCTGCCGGTCATTGTCCCGGCAGGTTTCGTCGGCCGAAGAGCGGCCCGAAACAGGGCCTCATTGGCATAGATATTGCCCACCCCAACCACGAACCGGTTATCCATCAGCAATGATTTAACCGGTCGGCGACGGCCCCGAGCGACCTGTGTGAGATAGGTTGCTGAAAACGCATCATCAAGGGGTTCAGGCGGCAGAAGAAGGAGAAATTCAGGCATGGCACCGGGTTCGCCAAGAACGTGCATATCGACCATACCAAATCTGCGGGGATCATTGAAACGTAGCGAAAGGCCGTTGTCCAGCGACCAGATCAGGTGTTCGTGCTTGGCCGGCGGTAGCAATTGGGGAACAACCCGCAGCGAACCGGACATCCCCAGGTGAATCACCATGGCCTGCTGACCGGCAAATTCGATGATGATATATTTCGCCCGCCGGCGCACCCTGATGATCTCCCTGCCCACCACTGCGGCCAACCGTTCCGGGGCCAGGAAAGAACGCAGTTTCGACACCCTCACCTCGACGCCGGTGATCATTCGGTCACTCAGGTGGGGACGCAACGCCCTGGTAACAATTTCTACTTCTGGAAGTTCCGGCATAATTGGGTTTGTATTCTCCCTCCCCTGTGATAAAAAAAGGGGGGAGGGTTAGTGCCGTGCGACAGGAACCCGGCGCCTGAATCCGACAGCAACATATTGCTCATCCAGAGCAGAGGGGAAATACAACAGGATGACCATGATCATCGCCCTAGTGGATATGGCTGCATGAGAGTTGGGGGTCTTCGGAGCACCTGCCAAAACGGCTGTTTCTAGAAACCTGCGAGCTACAGGAAGTAGTTGACCGCATTCTGAAAAAGAGCCAGGCCCGGAGCCGGATCATCCCAGCGGCAGGGGTGGTCACCGGCAGCGATCTCAGGCCAGGATGGCAGCTGACTGGCAACCAGCGCCCGCTCCGGATGAGGCATCAAACCAAATACCTTGCCACTGTCATCGCAGATGCCGGCAATATCCAGCAGCGACCCGTTGGGATTATGAGGAAAGCGTCCATCAGCCGGGTTGCCTTCCCCATCAACATAGGTCAAAGCAATGGCATCATTGGCCTGCAAGCGTGGTGCCACCGCCGGCGGAACATAGAAACGCCCCTCGCCATGGGCTACCGGTAGTTGCAGGCGATCCAGGTTCTGGAGAAAGACGGAGCGGTCTGTCTGCACCTGGAGCTCCACCCACCGACATTCATAACGGGTGGATGAGTTGGCAATGAGTGCCGCCTGACGGTTGCCGTAGTCACCGTCTAAACCGGGAAGCAGACCCAGGTTGACCAGCACCTGAAAGCCGTTGCAAATACCCAGAACCAGTCGATCCTTGCTGATAAAATCCATCAGCTCCGGCCACAGGGTATGTCTCATCTTATTGGCCAGGGCATTGCCGGAGCCAGTATCATCGCCATAGGAAAAACCGCCGGGAACAACAAAAACCTGGCATTCCTGCAGCTGCTCCGGCCGGTCGATAAGATCGTTCACATGGACAATCCGACAGCCCGCACCACAGCGGCTGAAAGCAAAAGCTGTTTCCTCTTCACAATTGATACCATATCCGGTCAACAGTAACACCTGCGGTCGGGACATGCATGTTTCTCCTGATGATGACGGCCTCAGAAAAAGTATCCGATCGCCGTTGAAAAGTTCACATTCCCAGCCGAAAACGCCTGGTTCCCGGGGGGATTAATACCTAATAATGGGCAACCTTATATGGTTCATCTGGCCCAGACATACTTTTATTCATGAAAGACAGCTGGTCGCTTTGATGGAATCATCAAAAATCAGCAAAAGGCCGCCGGTATGCCGCCAGCAACTCGTCGACTGCCACATCAACACAGGCTTCCTCACCCTGGGTGATGATCAACCGCCCACGGTCACTCACGACGCCAAGGCACAGATGCGGAGAACCACCAAACTCCTGTTCAAGCAGTGACCGCCGGTCGGCTGCCACCGTCACGAGAAAACGACCCGGGGTTTCAACAAAAAGGAAAGGTTCAGGCGGCTGGCCGGCAGGCAGGGTAATGGTGCAGCCTAAACCATTGGCCATTGATGATTTGCCGAGGGCGACCGCCAGACCACCCTGGGCCAGTGGATAGAGTGTCCGGAAAAAGCCCTGTTCCACCAGCTGGGCAACCTTGCCATAAGCAGGCAGAAACTTGTCCGGCTGAACCTGGGGCACCATGCCCTCGGCCGCCGCCGCCGAAAGCAGGCCCTGGTCCTGGAGCAACCCGGCAAACTCGCTGCCGCCCAGTTCACTCCCGGTTTCGCCCAGAAGATAGATCACATCGCCCGGCTCGCAAAAGGCAAACGTACGCACCTGCGCCACATGGGGAACCACCCCCAGGGAAGAGATGAGCAGCGTCGGAGGGACAGAAATCGTCAGGGGCCGATCATCGGCGTCAAAACCAGAAAAGTCATTAAACATACTGTCTTTGCCGGAAATAAACGGCGTTCCATAGGCAACGGCAATGTCATAACAGGCCCTCGCTGCCTCCTTCAATTGCCACAAACGCTGCGAATCATGGGAGGAACACCAGCAGAAATTATCCAGCAGGGCAATCTGCGCCAACGGAGAGCCAACAGCAATCAGGTTGCGCACCGCCGTATCAATGGCCACCGCCGCCATGGCATAGGGATCCAGTTCAGCAAAGGCAGGGTAGAGGCTCTGGGAAACGGCAACCCCC
The sequence above is a segment of the Candidatus Anaeroferrophillus wilburensis genome. Coding sequences within it:
- a CDS encoding DUF5320 domain-containing protein, translated to MPGFDGTGPQGYGPMTGGGRGYCTAGTPGSNAYGFRRFGGRGFGFQGVPRCFPRGGGYDPGAELQFLQQQAVGLRQSLEQLDARIKQLSEQLQQEQQKDNQ
- a CDS encoding NifB/NifX family molybdenum-iron cluster-binding protein; amino-acid sequence: MLIAFSVQREGNDGTIDARFGRCPFFALLDEQNSESTWVANPAAGASVGAGTGAAQFLLEQGVDMVVTGQVGPKAMEILVAADIPIFLAPADLPLVEAIHKYQAGQLQQYRIQRF
- a CDS encoding NifB/NifX family molybdenum-iron cluster-binding protein, with the translated sequence MKKIALAANDMNGLDGEMSMHFGRCPAYVVAYVNDNNNLDTTEIVENPYFGQHVPGQVPAFIKSLAADVIIAGGMGPKAIDMFQGFGIDVVTGVGGRVGNVLQAYLDGKISGAASCGHDHDH
- a CDS encoding nitroreductase family protein, whose product is MMDSLDCIMTRRSVRKFTDQAVSNETLQKVVEAARYSPSWANTQCWEFIAVRDLAVKEKLVAAMPEGNPARKAVVQAPVVLAILGKHELSGFYKGQAATNKGDTWFMYDLGIATQSMSLAAHALGLGSVILGLFDADAAEKVLAVPEGVSLVALMPVGYPEKVPSSAPSRKPLCEFVFLNKYESPWAVGDQNLCFIEDKY
- a CDS encoding Mrp/NBP35 family ATP-binding protein, with protein sequence MADCADGASCSSCGSAGTCSPEEKQRREEEQLDARLLQIKHNIVVMSGKGGVGKSTVAVNLAVALAQRGLKVGLLDADIHGPNVPKMLGLEQHRLQATEQGIIPQEVMPGLAVVSMAFLLESVDNPIVWRGPLKHTVIRQFVADVQWGELDYLIVDLPPGTGDEPLSVAQILKKVDGSVIVTTPQDVALLDSRKSVTFSGHLKVPVIGIVENMSGFHCPHCDGKIDLFKRGGGELAASELKVPFLGGVPIDPQIVVNGDAGKPFIVAEPDSPAAKSFQQIADKCLAFIDKQ
- a CDS encoding MerR family transcriptional regulator; its protein translation is MPLQDNNYPLYSIGVAADLLEVHPRTLRLYEQAGLLCPSRRGGKRFYSPNDLNWLRCLRRLIHDEGVNIAGLQKLLQFAPCWEIRRRTCREYRCCRTCILCHDEEYHGGR
- a CDS encoding DUF3842 family protein, with product MKIGIIDGQGGGIGSTIIRRLKESFGEKVEIWALGTNAIATAAMMKARANRGATGENAIVQSVPKVDIIAGTISIVMAHSMMGELTPAMALAVAASPAAKLLLPLSQEHIEIIGVNKEPLPHLIDILIKEIHNHV
- a CDS encoding CooT family nickel-binding protein, with product MCEVNAYLKKTTGENTLLMEHVYLMKPEDNKILLENIFGEQKLVDADIRKVTLLEQTIILQPNQ
- a CDS encoding TIGR00730 family Rossman fold protein, yielding MNKIDIHNHDQYLIDDFKLEESWRIFKIISEFVEGFEKMSDSGLAVSIFGSARTTEEHEDYQQAWSLGNILAKAGITVITGGGPGIMAAANRGALEAGGKSVGLNITLPMEQKPNEYITKLVSFKYFFVRKVMLVKYAQAFIIFPGGFGTLDEMFESLTLIQTHKMKPFPIILYGSHYWRGLIDWLRREMEPLGYIGEEDLSLFQIVDDINEIAAIVKEHIEQSGDEG
- a CDS encoding PFL family protein, whose amino-acid sequence is MSQTISLDEVYETYRMTEKEHFDIRAVTLGINLLPCVSDDFSTLCQRTEKKILATARQFVKRAEKIQSYYGIPIINKRITITPAAVVLSGALTGAADQDRERCVQYAHLLDRCAGEVGVDFLGGFGGFCEKGMTYAEQTVMDSLPAALGETKKVCGFFSLASSKAGINMRAVAKIGGIIRDLGITTAQAIGAAKFVVFANPVSDNPFMAGGFHGLQEADNVINVGISGPGVVRRAVAGAPRDLSLDELAEVIKKTAFKITRAGELIGQELARNLGVRFGSLDVSLAPTTAVGDSVGRILEAMGLERVGTHGSTAALALLTDAVKKGGMMASSHIGGLSGAFIPISEDVGLAEAVRAGTLTIDKLEAMTTVCSVGLDMIAIPGDTKTTTISAIIADEMAIGVMNNKTTAVRLIPVPGKQAGDYVSWGGLLGNAYVLPLHGESSDYFIWRKGQLPAPVTSFRN
- a CDS encoding ACT domain-containing protein, whose translation is MSGIMALAVRRCRPLFDRLVQRAAGSPVQQERDLGPVGMIMNGNEKNLAVVLVVGEDKTGIVAQVSDFLWKENINIEDINQKIMHGVFVMTMLVDLAGARSDVGILGPKLEKLGEKIGLSIQIQHHKIFEVMHRV
- a CDS encoding isochorismatase family protein, whose translation is MSNRSYCPIKDESALVIVDFQDAILNTFSSKVIKQLKKQTGLAIHMAQQLGIPIVVMEQYPQGLGATNEEIRALLGNDYQPFAKKVFSGWGSISTRLAELERKHLLIIGIEAHICVLQTAIDLLDQGYAVFVLRDAVGSRYTLDWQTGCELIEKAGGLMSTVQTVLFHFLGKAEGPDFKAMLPHLK
- a CDS encoding periplasmic heavy metal sensor, yielding MRWRRTVIALVMVILCMATAAGGWARDGGSKDRMLGKWWHHDRTVARLQLTGEQKDRLDALYAKYRVAFIELRAEVDKSAVRFEQVMESDSFSESDARRCLSEAQQAKDRLDRARMDYLVEVRSILSREQFVTLKKTTEERHQRRQ